The Crocinitomicaceae bacterium genome includes a region encoding these proteins:
- a CDS encoding sulfatase-like hydrolase/transferase: MVKKIIPQYLARFFLKAGVFVLLFSICRLLFLVFNLKSFPVVYFTDFLSGMWFDIMTTAIVFLPLGALETFPNKWRGKKWYQFILALSFHVTLFLCLLINLADIEYFKFTASRSTSSLFTMLGFGNDFAQQLPSFFKDYWYLFLFLFCLQTMGWWFYKRIGKIEDDSAITPWWKQIIIFPIIAIILVIVGRGGIGLRPVSPAKASAYTIEQNIALVQNSAFTVIKTWGAIALEEKDYFKPDELVQLFNPVKKFEHAELPAGTNVMIIILESFSVEYIASINGSNAAYTPFLDSLSQHGMLFTNCYANGKKSIDAMPSIISSLPKLMQPEYMTSQYASNRIESLPARLSELGYSSAFFHGATNGTMSFDVYCNLAEFDQYFGRNEYNNEDHFDGTWGIYDEEFLNWSAEKISQMSSPFFTALFTISSHPPYAIPEKHKSRFNQGPEDVHNSVRYSDYALGEFFKTIQKQPWYQNTLFVITADHTPASGTDLYYKDMGNMHIPLLLFHPSDTLLKGKNNRIVSQADIMPTVLDLLGYDKPVFVFGQSAFSDAPGYSASFVGDKFIFFYECGSEKYMLTWQDEKINGIYNLNDPLQTKNLAGDKALEQALLTPLKAMIQTYNHALISNKMKVD, encoded by the coding sequence GTGGTTAAAAAAATTATTCCGCAATACCTTGCTCGCTTTTTTTTAAAGGCGGGTGTTTTTGTTCTGCTCTTTTCAATTTGCCGATTACTTTTTTTGGTGTTTAATCTCAAAAGTTTTCCGGTAGTTTATTTCACTGATTTTTTATCAGGTATGTGGTTTGATATCATGACCACCGCCATTGTTTTTCTTCCGCTGGGTGCGCTTGAAACTTTTCCAAATAAGTGGAGAGGAAAGAAATGGTACCAGTTTATTCTTGCGCTTTCATTTCATGTCACTTTATTTCTTTGTTTGCTGATTAATCTGGCAGATATTGAATATTTCAAATTTACGGCATCTCGTTCTACTTCTTCATTGTTCACCATGTTGGGTTTTGGTAATGACTTTGCTCAACAACTGCCTTCATTTTTTAAAGATTATTGGTATTTATTTTTATTCCTTTTTTGTTTGCAAACCATGGGTTGGTGGTTTTATAAACGCATTGGTAAAATTGAAGATGACAGTGCAATAACTCCTTGGTGGAAACAAATTATTATTTTCCCAATCATTGCTATAATACTTGTGATTGTTGGCCGGGGCGGAATAGGGTTGCGTCCTGTTTCACCGGCAAAGGCATCTGCATATACCATTGAACAAAATATTGCATTGGTTCAAAATTCTGCTTTCACGGTGATTAAAACTTGGGGCGCAATAGCCTTGGAAGAAAAAGATTATTTCAAACCTGATGAACTGGTTCAACTATTTAATCCGGTGAAAAAGTTTGAGCATGCTGAATTACCTGCGGGTACCAACGTGATGATTATTATTTTGGAAAGTTTTTCAGTTGAATATATAGCTTCAATTAATGGTTCCAATGCGGCGTACACTCCATTCCTTGATTCGCTGTCTCAACATGGTATGTTGTTTACGAATTGCTACGCAAATGGAAAAAAATCTATTGATGCTATGCCATCCATCATTTCATCTTTGCCAAAACTCATGCAGCCTGAATACATGACATCTCAATATGCTTCTAACAGAATTGAATCATTGCCTGCCAGATTGAGTGAACTTGGTTATTCAAGTGCGTTTTTTCATGGTGCCACTAACGGAACCATGAGTTTTGATGTCTATTGTAATCTCGCTGAATTTGATCAGTATTTTGGAAGAAATGAATACAATAATGAAGATCATTTTGATGGAACCTGGGGTATTTATGATGAAGAATTTTTAAACTGGTCTGCTGAAAAAATCAGCCAAATGTCATCTCCATTTTTTACTGCGCTCTTCACCATTTCATCTCATCCACCATACGCTATACCAGAAAAGCATAAATCACGTTTTAATCAAGGACCTGAAGACGTGCATAATTCTGTGAGGTATTCAGATTACGCCTTAGGTGAATTTTTTAAAACTATTCAAAAGCAGCCATGGTATCAGAATACTTTGTTTGTAATAACAGCTGACCACACACCGGCTTCAGGTACTGATTTGTATTATAAAGACATGGGAAATATGCATATTCCGTTATTACTTTTTCATCCGTCTGATACTTTGTTGAAAGGAAAAAATAACCGTATTGTGAGTCAAGCTGATATTATGCCAACTGTGTTGGATTTGTTGGGATATGATAAACCGGTTTTTGTTTTTGGCCAGTCAGCTTTTAGTGATGCACCCGGGTATAGTGCAAGTTTTGTTGGCGATAAATTTATTTTTTTCTACGAGTGTGGATCTGAAAAATATATGCTCACCTGGCAAGATGAAAAAATTAATGGCATTTATAATTTGAATGATCCTCTTCAAACTAAAAATCTTGCAGGTGACAAAGCGCTGGAACAAGCCTTGCTTACTCCGTTAAAAGCCATGATTCAAACATATAACCACGCGTTAATTTCAAATAAAATGAAAGTTGACTGA
- a CDS encoding M61 family metallopeptidase, giving the protein MKKIIFLLLVFAYYPLSSFCISIDYQLGMSKPSTHYFEVSMQISDLNAEKITIKMPVWAPGSYLVREFSQNIDNVYAYDEKGTKREVKKITKNAWEINTKGLKNVKIEYKVYAFELSVRTSFLDDTHGYLNGTSIFMYVDGYKETKGKLTINPHASFKKISTALKSEGNNVYSFSNYDELVDCPVEIGNHETFQFEAGDVVHTVAMYGEGNYDVSVLQKDMARIVEAETKAMGDNPNKEYVFIIHNVTDPSGGLEHKNSTTLEVNRWTYQGDDYYGFLSLVAHEYFHLWNVKRIRPKALGPFNYDEENYTDLLWVMEGFTSYYDELFLRRAGFYSQDDYLNKIISSINYVENQAGNKVQCVAHSSFDAWIKAYRPNENSANTTISYYSKGQILATILDLYIIAKFDAKKCLDDFLQKLYKDFYLKNDVGFTEDEFQASLEEFLGEDMDWFFTKYVYGTETPDYEKYFKPVGLSFFNSDDSVKPFLGVRASGSGGRLMITGITAGSAAEESGLSVNDEIIAINGYRVDQGEFDAFVKTLSKGDTFDVLISRDNVLKTYSVTMGGKSYKKYTVQPNFDDDTRRRFDYWLRVDIANH; this is encoded by the coding sequence ATGAAGAAAATCATTTTTTTATTGTTGGTATTCGCCTATTATCCGTTATCATCATTTTGTATATCCATTGATTACCAATTAGGCATGTCCAAACCAAGCACTCATTATTTTGAGGTGAGTATGCAGATTTCTGATTTGAATGCTGAAAAAATCACCATCAAAATGCCGGTCTGGGCCCCGGGTTCATACTTGGTTCGCGAGTTTTCTCAGAACATTGACAATGTATATGCTTACGATGAAAAAGGGACAAAACGTGAGGTGAAAAAAATCACGAAAAATGCCTGGGAAATTAATACCAAAGGTTTGAAAAATGTAAAAATTGAATACAAGGTCTACGCATTTGAATTGTCTGTGCGCACCAGTTTTCTGGATGATACGCATGGATATTTAAACGGCACCAGCATTTTTATGTATGTTGACGGTTATAAAGAAACCAAAGGAAAATTAACCATTAATCCGCATGCATCATTCAAAAAAATTAGCACAGCACTAAAATCTGAAGGGAATAATGTGTACTCATTTAGCAACTATGATGAATTGGTTGACTGTCCGGTTGAAATTGGTAACCATGAAACTTTTCAGTTTGAAGCAGGTGATGTAGTGCACACGGTAGCCATGTATGGTGAAGGAAATTATGATGTTTCAGTTTTGCAAAAAGATATGGCGCGCATTGTTGAAGCAGAAACCAAAGCCATGGGAGATAATCCAAATAAAGAATATGTATTCATTATTCACAACGTAACAGATCCATCCGGTGGGCTTGAACATAAAAATTCTACCACGCTTGAAGTAAACAGGTGGACTTATCAGGGGGATGATTATTATGGTTTCCTCAGTTTGGTTGCACATGAATATTTTCACTTGTGGAATGTGAAAAGAATAAGGCCAAAAGCATTAGGACCTTTCAATTATGATGAAGAAAATTATACTGATTTACTCTGGGTAATGGAAGGCTTCACGTCATACTATGATGAATTATTTTTACGCCGTGCCGGTTTTTATTCGCAAGATGATTACCTGAATAAAATTATCAGCTCTATCAATTATGTAGAAAATCAAGCAGGCAACAAGGTGCAATGTGTTGCGCACTCAAGCTTTGATGCGTGGATTAAAGCGTATCGTCCAAATGAAAACAGTGCAAATACTACCATTTCTTATTATTCAAAAGGGCAGATACTTGCCACTATTTTAGATCTTTATATCATCGCAAAATTTGATGCTAAAAAATGTTTAGATGATTTCTTGCAAAAACTTTATAAAGATTTTTATTTGAAAAATGATGTAGGTTTTACTGAAGATGAATTTCAAGCAAGCCTTGAAGAATTTTTAGGTGAAGATATGGATTGGTTTTTTACCAAATACGTGTATGGCACTGAAACACCCGATTATGAAAAATATTTTAAACCGGTTGGTTTGTCTTTCTTCAATAGTGATGATTCTGTTAAACCTTTTCTTGGTGTCAGAGCTTCAGGTTCAGGCGGACGTTTGATGATAACAGGCATTACAGCAGGTTCAGCAGCAGAAGAAAGTGGTTTGAGTGTGAATGATGAAATTATAGCTATTAATGGATATCGTGTTGACCAAGGTGAATTTGATGCGTTTGTAAAAACATTGAGTAAGGGTGATACTTTTGATGTATTGATTTCAAGAGATAATGTACTCAAAACCTATTCAGTTACCATGGGTGGAAAGAGTTATAAAAAGTATACCGTTCAGCCAAACTTTGATGATGATACTCGTCGTAGATTTGATTACTGGCTGCGTGTAGATATTGCTAATCACTGA